The following coding sequences lie in one Lolium perenne isolate Kyuss_39 chromosome 2, Kyuss_2.0, whole genome shotgun sequence genomic window:
- the LOC127335113 gene encoding glyceraldehyde-3-phosphate dehydrogenase A, chloroplastic, protein MASPMLSTAMAPLQGGLVEFSGLRSSSSLPLRRNATSEDFMSAVSFRTYAVSTSGGYKAPTEAKLKVAINGFGRIGRNFLRCWHGRGDSSPLEVIAINDTGGVKQASHLLKYDSTLGIFDADVKPVGDNAISVDGKVIKVVSDRNPSNLPWGEMGIDLVIEGTGVFVDRAGAGKHLEAGAKKVLITAPGKGDIPTYVCGVNADLYTHADTIISNASCTTNCLAPFVKVLDQKFGIIKGTMTTTHSYTGDQRLLDASHRDLRRARAAALNIVPTSTGAAKAVALVLPNLKGKLNGIALRVPTPNVSVVDLVVQVSKKTLAEEVNQAFRDAAANELKGILDVCDEPLVSVDFRCSDVSSTIDASLSMVMGDDMVKVIAWYDNEWGYSQRVVDLADIVANQWK, encoded by the exons ATGGCGTCGCCCATGCTCTCCACGGCAATGGCGCCGCTCCAG GGTGGCTTGGTGGAGTTCTCCGGGCTGAggagctcgtcgtcgctgccgttgCGGCGGAATGCCACCTCCGAGGACTTCATGTCCGCGGTCTCCTTCAGGACTTACGCG GTTAGCACCAGCGGCGGCTACAAGGCGCCGACGGAGGCAAAGCTGAAGGTGGCGATCAACGGGTTCGGCCGCATCGGGCGCAACTTCCTGCGTTGCTGGCACGGGCGCGGCGACAGCTCGCCGCTCGAGGTCATCGCCATCAACGACACCGGCGGCGTGAAGCAGGCGTCCCACCTCCTCAAGTACGACTCCACGCTCGGCATCTTCGACGCCGACGTCAAGCCCGTGGGCGACAACGCCATCTCCGTCGACGGCAAGGTGATCAAGGTCGTGTCCGACCGCAACCCGTCCAACCTGCCGTGGGGCGAGATGGGCATCGACCTCGTCATCGAGGGCACCGGGGTCTTCGTCGACCGCGCCGGCGCGGGCAAGCATCTCGAGGCCGGCGCCAAGAAGGTGCTCATCACCGCGCCCGGGAAGGGAGACATCCCCACCTACGTCTGCGGTGTCAATGCCGACCTCTACACCCACGCCGACACCATCATCAGCAACGCCTCCTGCACCACCAACTGCCTCGCACCCTTCGTCAAGGTCCTCGACCAAAAGTTCG GCATCATCAAGGGAACCATGACCACCACCCACTCGTACACCGGCGACCAGAGGCTTCTCGACGCGAGCCACCGTGACCTGCGCCGTGCCCGTGCCGCCGCGCTCAACATCGTACCGACCTccaccggcgcggccaaggccgtgGCGCTGGTGCTGCCCAACCTCAAGGGCAAGCTCAACGGGATCGCGCTCCGGGTGCCGACCCCCAACGTGTCCGTCGTCGACCTCGTCGTGCAGGTCTCCAAGAAGACCCTCGCCGAGGAGGTGAACCAGGCGTTCCGCGACGCCGCCGCCAACGAGCTCAAGGGCATCCTCGACGTGTGCGACGAGCCCCTCGTGTCCGTCGACTTCAGGTGCTCCGACGTGTCCTCCACCATCGACGCCTCGCTCAGCATGGTCATGGGAGACGACATGGTCAAGGTCATCGCGTGGTACGACAACGAGTGGGGTTACTCGCAGAGGGTCGTCGACCTCGCCGACATCGTCGCCAACCAATGGAAGTGA
- the LOC127335114 gene encoding uncharacterized protein, which yields MTGGESSVRRPLFGGAISTAFPVRFQDVSNIREVPDHQEVLVDPARDESLIFELLDLKPEVDDAGSALWFLRDVADEQDAGDNLVIEHSGTVELAGLRFGEAPAVAGTAIARLAVSKGRQGREAQNIVRLYLANIRLKNAATDVVITAYEPLLINPLSESAQAVAAGPAVPAEQAGCLPMSEVFRLAVMNFNIHDWNLFNGSA from the exons ATGACCGGCGGCGAGAGCAGCGTCCGGCGGCCCCTGTTCGGcggcgccatctccaccgccttcCCCGTCCGCTTCCAG GACGTGAGCAACATCCGCGAGGTCCCCGACCACCAGGAAGTGCTCGTCGACCCCGCCCGCGACGAGAGCCTCATCTTCGAGCTGCTCGACCTCAAGCCCGAGGTGGACGACGCCGGCAGCGCGCTCTGGTTCCTCCGCGACGTCGCCGACGAGCAAGATGCGGGGGATAACCTG GTGATCGAGCACTCTGGCACAGTCGAGCTAGCTGGTCTGCGCTTCGGGGAAGCGCCTGCTGTGGCTGGAACTGCAATCGCTAGGCTG GCTGTTTCTAAAGGCAGACAAGGCAGAGAAGCACAGAACATTGTCCGA CTCTACTTGGCAAACATACGTCTCAAGAATGCAGCAACTGATGTAGTTATCACCGCATATgagcccctgttgataaa CCCTTTGAGTGAAAGCGCACAGGCAGTTGCAGCTGGGCCAGCAGTACCCGCGGAACAAGCAGGATGCTTGCCAATGTCTGAGGTCTTCAGACTTGCAGTGATGAACTTCAATATCCATGATTGGAACCTTTTCAATGGCAGCGCTTGA
- the LOC127335115 gene encoding NAP1-related protein 1, whose amino-acid sequence MATAEQKGKRPKIDEDGDERMDDAVLISIEQLQEIQDEIEKVNEEASDKVLEVEQKYNEVRRPVYARRNEIIREIPDFWLTAFLSHPILGELLTEDDQKIFKHLESIDVDEFQDIKSGYSITMTFSSNQYFEDTKLTKTLSFSDDGNITVKATSIKWKDRMDIANGKAYTKDGFKRLLIDESFFTWFSDAKNKSFSQGVIDEVADIIKEELWPNPMKYFNNEDEEEFEDEEEQEESDEEEDDDDDEDEEREEDEEE is encoded by the exons ATGGCGACGGCGGAGCAGAAGGGGAAGAGGCCCAAGATCGACGAGGACGGGGACGAGCGCATGGACGACGCCGTCCTCATCTCCATCGAGCAGCTCCAGGAGATCCAGGACGAGATCGAGAAG GTTAACGAGGAAGCCAGTGATAAAGTTTTAGAGGTGGAACAGAAGTACAATGAAGTTCGCAGGCCAGTTTATGCTCGTCGGAATGAAATTATCAGGGAAATTCCGGACTTCTGGTTGACTGCG TTTCTTAGCCATCCTATACTTGGTGAGCTTCTGACTGAAGATGATCAGAAG ATATTCAAACACTTGGAGTCTATCGATGTGGATGAGTTTCAAGATATTAAATCAGGCTACTCCATTACTATG ACATTCTCTTCTAATCAGTATTTTGAAGATACAAAACTTACAAAAACATTGTCGTTCAGCGATGATGGAAACATAACAGTGAAGGCTACCTCCATCAAATGGAAGGATAGAATG GATATTGCAAATGGGAAGGCATACACAAAGGATGGGTTCAAACGACTATTGATTGATGAGAG TTTCTTCACCTGGTTCAGTGATGCAAAGAACAAAAGTTTTTCGCAAGGAGTGATAGATGAG GTGGCAGATATTATCAAGGAGGAGTTGTGGCCTAATCCTATGAAGTATTTCAACAAT gaggatgaagaagaatTTGAAGACGAGGAAGAGCAAGAG GAatctgatgaagaagaagacgacgacgacgacgaagatgaAGAAAgggaggaagatgaggaggagtGA